The Sorangiineae bacterium MSr11367 genome window below encodes:
- a CDS encoding alpha/beta hydrolase, translated as MSTPSIVLVHGAWHGTWCWSSVQPALEERGFSVIAVQLPGVGAAPPGDLESDARAVRLVLDAVEGPVVVCAHSYGGIVMTEATAGAPNVVGLIYLCAFMLDVGQSLLSAVGTPPPWWSIHAEQNVIRLHEPECALYNDCTPEQTMAAMQQVRPQSLPTFAQPLRSASWHDIPSAYVVCDRDEAIPPEIQKAMATQASHVEHLDTGHSPFLSRPRELSDLIAKLAVTVLNGGGPVTNARPLAGSRR; from the coding sequence ATGAGCACACCGAGCATCGTCCTGGTCCATGGTGCATGGCACGGCACCTGGTGTTGGTCCAGCGTCCAGCCCGCCCTCGAAGAACGTGGATTTTCCGTCATCGCGGTGCAATTGCCGGGCGTGGGCGCCGCCCCACCCGGGGATCTCGAGTCGGATGCACGCGCCGTGCGGTTGGTGCTCGATGCGGTCGAGGGACCGGTGGTCGTATGCGCGCACTCCTATGGCGGGATCGTGATGACCGAGGCCACCGCGGGCGCGCCCAACGTTGTCGGTCTCATCTATTTGTGCGCATTCATGCTCGATGTCGGGCAATCTCTGCTATCCGCCGTCGGCACGCCGCCGCCGTGGTGGAGCATCCACGCCGAACAAAATGTCATACGGCTCCATGAGCCGGAGTGCGCTCTCTACAACGACTGTACCCCGGAGCAAACCATGGCCGCGATGCAACAAGTGCGGCCACAATCGTTGCCGACGTTTGCGCAGCCGTTGCGCAGCGCATCCTGGCATGACATTCCCAGCGCGTACGTCGTATGCGATCGAGACGAGGCCATTCCGCCTGAAATTCAGAAGGCCATGGCCACCCAGGCATCGCACGTCGAACACCTCGACACTGGGCACTCACCCTTTCTGTCGCGGCCGCGTGAGCTGTCGGACCTGATTGCCAAGTTGGCCGTGACGGTTCTCAACGGTGGTGGACCCGTCACCAATGCTCGCCCGCTGGCCGGATCTCGACGTTGA
- a CDS encoding SDR family NAD(P)-dependent oxidoreductase — protein MGGKVALVTGVGPGTGASIVRRLAKGGYEVAMLSRTEERLLQLEKEIPGTHAFVTDVTDEAQLDATLGRIRGRWGHPYLVVHNAVSFVFGTFMEIDPAAVNRNFQTNVMALLHLARRTAPAMVEAGGGSIVVTGNTSSLRGKSTYAGFAPTKAAQRILAESIARDLWPKGVHVAHVVIDAVIDLEWTRKLHPTAPDDFFIQPDDIAEEVWHVAHQPRGSWSFNVEIRPAGEHW, from the coding sequence ATGGGCGGCAAAGTCGCACTGGTGACCGGGGTGGGGCCCGGAACGGGCGCATCCATCGTGCGGAGATTGGCGAAAGGGGGCTACGAGGTCGCGATGCTATCGCGCACGGAAGAGCGCCTCCTGCAGCTCGAGAAAGAGATTCCGGGCACCCATGCCTTCGTGACGGACGTTACGGACGAGGCACAGCTCGACGCGACGCTCGGGCGAATCCGGGGCAGGTGGGGACACCCGTACCTGGTGGTGCATAACGCCGTCAGCTTCGTCTTCGGGACGTTCATGGAGATCGACCCCGCCGCGGTGAATCGGAACTTCCAGACGAACGTCATGGCACTACTTCATTTGGCGCGTCGAACCGCGCCGGCGATGGTCGAGGCCGGGGGTGGCTCCATCGTCGTGACGGGCAATACTTCATCGCTGCGCGGAAAAAGTACCTATGCCGGTTTCGCACCGACGAAAGCGGCGCAGCGAATCCTGGCCGAGTCGATCGCGCGCGATCTCTGGCCCAAAGGCGTGCACGTCGCGCACGTCGTGATCGACGCGGTGATCGACCTCGAATGGACACGGAAACTCCATCCAACCGCGCCCGACGACTTTTTCATTCAGCCGGACGACATTGCCGAGGAAGTTTGGCACGTCGCGCACCAACCCCGCGGCTCGTGGTCCTTCAACGTCGAGATCCGGCCAGCGGGCGAGCATTGGTGA